The following coding sequences are from one Arachis hypogaea cultivar Tifrunner chromosome 7, arahy.Tifrunner.gnm2.J5K5, whole genome shotgun sequence window:
- the LOC112703491 gene encoding 1-aminocyclopropane-1-carboxylate oxidase homolog 1 — translation MVVTSKEESQEAAATSFDRISELKAFDDSKTGVQGLIENGVTKVPPIFHCKEHESNSSSKPNSKFSIPIIDLNNGTIGDDVAGKVKDACENWGFFQIINHDIPVHVLDDMINGTRMFHEQDPEVRKRYYTRDLSGKVFYVSNFTLFQDPAADWRDTLGISMAPNPPKAEELPHVCRDIVMEYSEKVMKLGLTLFELLSEALGLNKSHLKDIGCAEGLLLICHCYPACPQPELTIGSCKHTDRDFMTILLQDQIGGLQVLHHDQWIDVPPLHGALVVNIGDLLQLVTNDKFISVQHRVLANTIGPRISVASLFRPRVEPGEATPKVYGPIKQLLSEETPPLYRDTSLKDYIKNGFQKGLRTCSISHLKL, via the exons ATGGTGGTCACAAGCAAAGAAGAGTCTCAAGAAGCAGCAGCTACTAGTTTTGATAGAATAAGTGAACTCAAAGCATTTGATGATTCAAAAACCGGTGTTCAAGGCCTGATAGAAAATGGGGTCACAAAAGTTCCACCTATATTCCATTGCAAAGAACACGAGTCAAATAGTAGCAGTAAACCAAATTCAAAGTTCAGCATCCCCATAATAGATCTCAATAATGGTACTATTGGTGATGATGTTGCGGGGAAGGTTAAGGATGCGTGTGAGAATTGGGGGTTCTTTCAGATCATAAACCATGACATCCCAGTTCATGTGTTGGACGACATGATTAATGGAACTCGCATGTTCCATGAGCAAGATCCTGAGGTCAGGAAACGGTACTACACACGTGATCTTAGTGGGAAGGTTTTTTATGTCTCTAATTTCACTCTGTTCCAAGATCCAGCTGCTGATTGGAGGGACACACTTGGAATTTCCATGGCTCCAAATCCACCCAAAGCAGAAGAACTACCACATGTTTGCAG AGATATAGTGATGGAATATTCAGAGAAAGTAATGAAACTTGGTTTAACTTTGTTCGAGTTACTATCAGAGGCTCTTGGCCTTAACAAGTCTCATCTCAAAGATATTGGTTGTGCTGAAGGGCTTCTCCTTATATGTCACTGCTACCCTGCATGCCCTCAGCCTGAGTTAACCATAGGCAGTTGCAAGCACACCGATCGCGACTTCATGACAATTCTTTTACAGGATCAGATTGGCGGCCTCCAAGTTCTTCATCACGACCAATGGATCGATGTGCCGCCGCTCCATGGTGCTCTTGTAGTCAACATTGGAGATCTCCTACAG cttGTGACCAATGACAAGTTCATCAGTGTTCAGCATAGAGTTTTAGCAAATACTATAGGTCCAAGAATTTCAGTTGCGTCATTGTTTAGACCAAGGGTTGAACCAGGAGAGGCCACACCAAAAGTTTATGGTCCAATCAAGCAGCTCTTATCTGAAGAGACTCCACCATTGTACAGAGACACCTCTTTGAAAGATTACATAAAAAATGGTTTTCAGAAGGGCCTTAGGACTTGCTCAATTTCTCACTTGAAGTTGTGA
- the LOC112703490 gene encoding 1-aminocyclopropane-1-carboxylate oxidase homolog 1 isoform X1 → MEVSYTDQEVAVGTVKLSSNRLNDLKSFDETKTGVKGLVDKGLTKIPSLFHHQHDNTKSHNSEHTIPVIDLEDVVVTKDPSKREGVVSRIREACKTWGFFQVVNHGIPESVLEEMKDGVRRFFEQDDEVKKKFYTRDQNRSFIYNSNFDLYSSPALNWRDTFVCYLAPDNPKPLELPVVCRDILLEYGTNITKFGITLFELLSEALGLHSNYLRDIGCTYGHILLCHYYPACPEPELTLGTTKHSDNDFITVLLQDHIGGLQVLHEDKWIDIPPVPGALVINIGDLLQLITNDIFKSVEHRVLANLIGPRISVASFFCSGTRSSSKLYGPIKELLSEDNPAKYRNTTMEEYVAYYNAKGLDGTTALEHFRV, encoded by the exons ATGGAGGTTTCTTACACTGATCAAGAAGTTGCAGTAGGAACGGTGAAGCTCAGTTCTAACAGACTCAACGACCTCAAATCATTCGATGAAACAAAAACTGGCGTCAAGGGTCTTGTTGACAAAGGCCTTACAAAGATTCCATCACTCTTCCATCACCAACATGATAATACGAAATCTCACAACTCAGAACATACAATTCCAGTTATAGACCTTGAAGATGTTGTTGTTACCAAAGATCCAAGCAAACGCGAAGGAGTTGTTTCAAGAATAAGGGAAGCTTGTAAGACATGGGGTTTCTTTCAAGTGGTGAATCATGGCATCCCTGAGAGTGTTCTTGAGGAGATGAAAGATGGGGTTAGAAGGTTCTTCGAACAAGATGATGAAGTGAAGAAGAAGTTTTATACACGTGACCAAAATAGGTCGTTTATTTATAACAGTAATTTTGATTTATATAGTTCACCAGCACTTAATTGGAGAGATACTTTTGTGTGTTATCTTGCTCCTGATAATCCTAAACCACTGGAATTGCCAGTAGTATGCAG GGATATCCTTCTTGAATATGGGACTAATATTACGAAATTTGGGATTACACTCTTTGAATTACTATCAGAAGCTCTTGGTTTGCATTCAAACTATTTAAGAGACATAGGTTGCACTTATGGACATATTTTGCTTTGTCATTACTACCCTGCATGTCCTGAACCAGAACTAACTTTGGGAACCACCAAGCATTCTGATAACGACTTTATCACGGTGCTTCTCCAAGACCATATTGGCGGCCTTCAAGTCCTTCATGAGGATAAGTGGATCGATATACCGCCGGTACCAGGGGCTCTAGTGATCAATATTGGTGATCTTTTGCAG CTTATAACAAATGATATATTTAAGAGTGTTGAACATAGAGTACTGGCAAATCTCATTGGTCCAAGAATATCTGTTGCAAGCTTTTTCTGCTCAGGTACGAGATCATCATCAAAGCTTTATGGTCCCATAAAAGAATTGTTATCCGAAGACAATCCTGCAAAATACAGAAACACTACGATGGAGGAGTATGTAGCATACTATAATGCCAAAGGTCTTGATGGAACCACTGCTCTTGAACATTTTAGAGTTTGA
- the LOC112703490 gene encoding 1-aminocyclopropane-1-carboxylate oxidase homolog 1 isoform X2: protein MEVSYTDQEVAVGTVKLSSNRLNDLKSFDETKTGVKGLVDKGLTKIPSLFHHQHDNTKSHNSEHTIPVIDLEDVVVTKDPSKREGVVSRIREACKTWGFFQVVNHGIPESVLEEMKDGVRRFFEQDDEVKKKFYTRDQNRSFIYNSNFDLYSSPALNWRDTFVCYLAPDNPKPLELPVVCRDILLEYGTNITKFGITLFELLSEALGLHSNYLRDIGCTYGHILLCHYYPACPEPELTLGTTKHSDNDFITVLLQDHIGGLQVLHEDKWIDIPPVPGALVINIGDLLQCSL, encoded by the exons ATGGAGGTTTCTTACACTGATCAAGAAGTTGCAGTAGGAACGGTGAAGCTCAGTTCTAACAGACTCAACGACCTCAAATCATTCGATGAAACAAAAACTGGCGTCAAGGGTCTTGTTGACAAAGGCCTTACAAAGATTCCATCACTCTTCCATCACCAACATGATAATACGAAATCTCACAACTCAGAACATACAATTCCAGTTATAGACCTTGAAGATGTTGTTGTTACCAAAGATCCAAGCAAACGCGAAGGAGTTGTTTCAAGAATAAGGGAAGCTTGTAAGACATGGGGTTTCTTTCAAGTGGTGAATCATGGCATCCCTGAGAGTGTTCTTGAGGAGATGAAAGATGGGGTTAGAAGGTTCTTCGAACAAGATGATGAAGTGAAGAAGAAGTTTTATACACGTGACCAAAATAGGTCGTTTATTTATAACAGTAATTTTGATTTATATAGTTCACCAGCACTTAATTGGAGAGATACTTTTGTGTGTTATCTTGCTCCTGATAATCCTAAACCACTGGAATTGCCAGTAGTATGCAG GGATATCCTTCTTGAATATGGGACTAATATTACGAAATTTGGGATTACACTCTTTGAATTACTATCAGAAGCTCTTGGTTTGCATTCAAACTATTTAAGAGACATAGGTTGCACTTATGGACATATTTTGCTTTGTCATTACTACCCTGCATGTCCTGAACCAGAACTAACTTTGGGAACCACCAAGCATTCTGATAACGACTTTATCACGGTGCTTCTCCAAGACCATATTGGCGGCCTTCAAGTCCTTCATGAGGATAAGTGGATCGATATACCGCCGGTACCAGGGGCTCTAGTGATCAATATTGGTGATCTTTTGCAG TGCAGCTTATAA